A region from the Bacillus sp. Marseille-P3661 genome encodes:
- a CDS encoding DEAD/DEAH box helicase, producing the protein MPDFLQLGIRKQINHTLKSLGLLTPTSIQERTIPSVLEGKDVIAQAQTGTGKTLAFVLPILEKIDANKPVLQALILTPTRELAQQISKEIKKMIENLEGVKVLAVYGGQDVEHQLKKLKGGQHIIVATPGRLLDHIRRGTVDLSTIQMFVLDEADQMLHMGFLPEVEDIIYETYSTRQTMLFSATMPNEIKSLAKKYLVDPEIIEVKEKKVTVAEIKQVVIETTDRRKQATLLHLIQEHRPFLGIIFCRTKARAKKLYEVLIANGYEVDELHGDLPQSKREKAMKRFREAKSQFLVATDVAARGLDVEGVTHVFNYDIPQDVESYVHRIGRTGRAGGNGVAITLVAPKDIEFLQMIEKGIHQTLEKQVIKGISIPDREDYEKERNEQIRKARRSEDSGYVRRKGADTPFRKKINDSRPKSKSRFSSKGRRGSR; encoded by the coding sequence TTGCCTGATTTTTTACAACTTGGAATTCGAAAACAAATTAATCATACATTAAAGTCACTAGGACTTTTAACTCCTACCTCAATACAGGAAAGGACGATTCCCTCTGTTCTTGAGGGTAAGGATGTGATTGCCCAAGCGCAAACTGGAACGGGAAAGACGTTGGCGTTTGTGCTGCCAATCCTTGAAAAAATTGATGCAAACAAACCGGTCTTACAAGCCCTTATTTTGACACCCACAAGAGAACTTGCTCAGCAGATTTCAAAAGAAATAAAGAAAATGATAGAGAACTTAGAAGGCGTTAAGGTATTAGCTGTGTACGGTGGTCAGGATGTTGAGCATCAATTGAAAAAATTAAAGGGTGGTCAACATATTATTGTTGCAACTCCTGGTCGGTTATTGGATCATATTCGCCGCGGAACAGTTGACCTTTCAACCATTCAGATGTTTGTACTTGACGAAGCGGATCAAATGTTACATATGGGGTTCCTTCCCGAGGTAGAAGACATTATATATGAAACATACTCGACGCGCCAAACGATGCTGTTTTCAGCAACAATGCCAAACGAAATTAAATCTCTTGCTAAAAAATATTTGGTAGACCCAGAGATCATTGAAGTCAAAGAAAAAAAAGTAACGGTAGCTGAGATTAAACAAGTTGTTATTGAAACAACCGATCGCAGGAAACAAGCAACTTTATTGCATTTAATTCAAGAACATCGCCCTTTTCTAGGAATTATTTTCTGTCGTACAAAAGCTCGTGCCAAAAAGCTTTATGAGGTCCTGATTGCTAATGGATATGAAGTAGACGAGCTGCACGGTGACTTACCTCAGTCAAAACGTGAAAAAGCGATGAAACGATTCCGAGAAGCAAAATCTCAGTTTTTAGTTGCAACAGACGTTGCAGCAAGAGGTCTTGATGTAGAAGGAGTGACACATGTTTTTAACTATGATATACCACAGGATGTTGAAAGCTATGTTCACAGAATTGGACGTACTGGCCGAGCGGGCGGGAATGGTGTTGCCATTACTTTAGTTGCACCTAAGGATATCGAGTTCTTACAAATGATTGAAAAAGGGATTCATCAAACACTAGAAAAACAAGTCATTAAAGGAATTAGTATCCCTGATCGTGAGGATTATGAAAAAGAAAGAAATGAGCAAATAAGAAAAGCTAGACGTTCTGAAGACAGCGGATATGTCAGGAGGAAAGGTGCAGATACACCTTTTAGAAAAAAAATAAATGATAGTCGTCCCAAAAGCAAGTCAAGGTTTTCATCAAAAGGTAGAAGAGGTAGTCGATAA
- a CDS encoding type 1 glutamine amidotransferase, translating into MELTLLHFFPDRLNLYGDRGNILVLKKRCEWRNIKLNIKKITGVDGIQSHLNGADILFIGGGSDREQSIVTLQLHKIKKEFQAMVEDGVAALTICGGYQFLGSYYELSNGLKLKGLEVLDFYTLSKPTRLIGNLLMETKDMGTIVGFENHVGRTYHEYESFGTVISGFGNNGEDAKEGLRYKNLIGTYLHGPLLPKNPTVADWLLEVALKRKYGSIALEPLNDNLENLAKQFIWEHRQRN; encoded by the coding sequence ATGGAATTAACCTTACTCCACTTTTTTCCGGATAGATTAAATCTTTATGGTGATCGAGGAAATATTCTTGTATTGAAAAAAAGATGTGAATGGAGGAATATTAAGCTTAACATAAAAAAAATAACGGGAGTAGACGGCATTCAAAGTCACTTAAACGGTGCAGACATTCTTTTTATAGGCGGTGGGAGCGATCGCGAGCAAAGTATTGTCACATTACAACTTCATAAAATAAAAAAAGAGTTCCAAGCAATGGTCGAAGATGGAGTCGCAGCATTGACCATTTGTGGTGGCTATCAATTTTTAGGTAGTTATTATGAACTTTCAAATGGATTGAAATTAAAAGGGCTAGAGGTTTTGGATTTCTATACCCTGTCAAAGCCAACTAGATTAATAGGAAATTTACTGATGGAAACAAAGGATATGGGGACTATTGTAGGTTTCGAAAACCATGTTGGACGGACATATCATGAATATGAATCATTTGGCACAGTAATTTCAGGATTCGGAAACAATGGAGAAGATGCTAAAGAAGGTTTACGTTATAAAAATCTGATCGGAACATACTTACATGGACCACTCCTTCCCAAAAATCCGACTGTTGCAGATTGGCTTTTGGAAGTGGCATTAAAACGAAAATACGGTAGTATTGCATTAGAACCGCTCAATGATAATCTGGAAAACTTAGCAAAACAATTTATCTGGGAGCACAGACAAAGAAACTGA
- a CDS encoding MurT ligase domain-containing protein produces MQLNLKTIRAIITGKLERMINIWKGKGGTAKPGIVARRINNNILRELAKKVNTIIFITGTNGKTTISNLLVSILNESGKKVFSNYEGANLISGITTTFIRAAKITGKLDYEYAVIEVDEATMSKLVKEINDPSFIIVNNFFRDQLDRYGEIDVLVQKVADAIKETNARLVLNGDDPLTVRLNQLSNPKVFFGLSKHAHQFELQQITESKYCPSCKRELNYTHIHYGQLGYFECKCGFKRPDILYEAVSINGQKFTVSTVEYELGIKGIHNIYNALAVISVAKELGISEECIKKGLRSYKAINGRMQTISLNGIEHILNLVKNPVGLNISLSEVLETKEPKQVCLYLNDLDLDGTDISWIWDADLERLCREDIVGVWCSGTRAYDMALRMKYAGIDDVKITIRSSTEETVRLSVEKGIKTYHLPNYTALEPVRKSLTMIRGSY; encoded by the coding sequence ATGCAGTTAAATCTCAAAACTATTAGAGCCATTATCACAGGAAAGCTTGAAAGAATGATAAATATATGGAAGGGTAAAGGCGGAACGGCAAAACCTGGAATTGTAGCACGAAGGATAAATAATAACATTTTACGAGAGTTAGCGAAAAAAGTTAATACGATTATTTTTATAACTGGAACAAATGGAAAAACAACCATTTCTAATTTACTAGTTTCAATTTTGAATGAAAGTGGAAAAAAAGTGTTCTCGAACTATGAAGGGGCGAATTTAATATCTGGAATTACAACAACATTTATTAGAGCAGCTAAAATTACAGGAAAGTTAGATTATGAATATGCTGTTATAGAAGTCGATGAAGCGACAATGTCAAAATTGGTCAAGGAAATAAATGACCCATCATTTATCATAGTCAATAATTTTTTTCGTGATCAATTAGATCGGTATGGAGAAATTGACGTATTGGTGCAGAAAGTCGCGGATGCAATAAAGGAAACTAACGCAAGACTTGTTTTAAATGGGGATGATCCCTTAACAGTTAGACTTAATCAGCTTTCTAATCCCAAAGTATTTTTTGGTTTAAGCAAACATGCCCATCAATTTGAGTTGCAGCAAATAACCGAATCAAAATACTGTCCGTCCTGTAAAAGAGAACTTAACTATACGCACATTCATTACGGACAGCTAGGTTATTTTGAATGTAAGTGTGGATTTAAACGTCCGGATATCTTATATGAAGCTGTTTCTATTAATGGACAAAAATTCACGGTTTCTACAGTCGAATATGAGCTTGGTATTAAAGGCATACACAATATTTATAATGCTTTGGCAGTCATTTCGGTGGCAAAGGAGTTAGGAATTAGCGAAGAATGTATTAAAAAAGGACTACGTTCTTATAAAGCAATAAATGGTAGAATGCAAACTATTTCCTTAAATGGAATTGAGCATATATTAAATCTTGTTAAAAACCCTGTTGGTTTGAATATTTCTTTATCTGAGGTTTTGGAAACAAAGGAACCCAAACAAGTCTGTCTCTATCTAAATGATTTAGATTTAGACGGGACGGATATTTCATGGATTTGGGATGCTGATTTGGAGCGATTATGCCGTGAAGATATAGTGGGAGTGTGGTGTTCAGGGACGAGAGCTTACGATATGGCCCTACGAATGAAGTATGCAGGTATTGATGATGTTAAAATAACAATTAGGAGCTCTACAGAAGAAACTGTACGTTTATCTGTGGAGAAAGGTATAAAAACATATCATTTACCTAACTACACAGCACTAGAACCTGTAAGGAAAAGTTTAACGATGATAAGAGGGAGTTATTAA
- a CDS encoding YheC/YheD family endospore coat-associated protein — protein sequence MSNSEHNNRLIDSTIHNDNRLFDDKKKKELVVGILINTPIPNTVEKLMYSYMKKPLVVYAFTHNDIDWNQNTVNGYFISYSESTSKNEMGHTWSRGTFPLPDVIYNRVTSKRIYHRKDFKLFLETIIECKKPPIINPYFFDKATIHRYLLKNESLEPYIPKTYISPRPKDVKRLITSYKTVFLKPSHGTYGIGIYKITQLENGSYLCESRFNNEYKSIQFASITSLFKRILPKRKRLRYIAQQGIHLANLNNSFFDFRIHMNKNGENQWHASAIGANVVDLSNVTTHGGWIKPYNEVLEPVFGHLSSDITEKIKLVSLQCAETIERNLTYNLGELGLDIGVDHKGHIWILEVNARPGVHIFEHSKLKENFDQSIQSMIDYFSYLAQL from the coding sequence ATGAGTAACTCAGAACATAACAATCGCTTAATAGATTCAACAATTCATAACGATAATAGGTTGTTCGACGACAAGAAAAAAAAAGAATTGGTGGTAGGAATCTTAATAAATACTCCAATCCCTAATACAGTAGAGAAATTAATGTATTCCTATATGAAAAAGCCGTTAGTGGTGTATGCATTTACCCATAATGATATTGATTGGAACCAAAATACTGTAAACGGTTATTTCATTTCCTATTCTGAAAGCACTTCAAAAAATGAAATGGGGCATACATGGTCTCGTGGGACATTTCCATTACCAGATGTTATTTATAATAGGGTTACATCCAAAAGAATATATCATCGTAAGGACTTCAAATTATTTCTTGAGACAATCATAGAATGTAAAAAACCGCCAATCATTAATCCTTACTTTTTCGATAAAGCAACGATTCATCGTTATTTATTGAAAAATGAATCACTAGAACCGTATATCCCCAAAACATATATTTCTCCACGGCCGAAAGATGTCAAAAGATTGATAACTTCCTACAAAACTGTATTTCTTAAACCATCTCACGGGACTTATGGTATCGGAATCTATAAGATTACCCAACTAGAGAATGGCAGCTATTTATGTGAATCACGTTTTAATAATGAATACAAGTCTATACAATTCGCGTCCATTACTTCATTATTCAAAAGAATACTACCTAAAAGAAAAAGACTAAGATATATTGCTCAGCAGGGTATTCATTTAGCTAACCTTAACAATTCATTTTTCGACTTTCGAATTCACATGAATAAGAACGGAGAGAATCAATGGCATGCTAGCGCAATTGGAGCGAATGTGGTGGACCTATCTAACGTAACTACACATGGAGGGTGGATAAAACCATATAATGAAGTATTAGAACCAGTGTTTGGTCATTTAAGTTCAGATATTACTGAAAAAATAAAACTAGTATCCTTACAGTGTGCTGAAACGATTGAACGAAATTTAACCTATAATTTAGGTGAATTGGGTTTGGATATAGGTGTTGATCATAAAGGTCATATATGGATATTGGAAGTGAATGCAAGGCCAGGTGTCCATATTTTTGAGCACTCTAAATTGAAGGAGAACTTTGATCAAAGTATTCAATCTATGATTGATTATTTTTCATACTTAGCCCAACTTTGA
- a CDS encoding peptidoglycan recognition protein family protein has protein sequence MFNFQKLPQVVDVRHKLERARKYNDYGVESKTDIAIHHSSTPGGDAINFSKYHLEHNGWYGGLGYHFVITKSGEIQWGNDLGARSYHVGKANKYSLGICVVGDFLIEEPTDAQKKSLVELHAALVKDLPNYKRTLGHSDYKQYNWKECPVFDWRAIIFGGNNLNIKDR, from the coding sequence ATGTTTAATTTTCAAAAGCTACCACAGGTGGTTGATGTTCGGCACAAACTTGAAAGAGCCAGGAAATACAATGATTATGGAGTTGAATCAAAAACTGATATTGCCATTCATCACAGTTCAACACCTGGTGGAGACGCCATAAACTTCTCAAAATACCACCTGGAACATAATGGTTGGTATGGAGGTTTGGGCTATCATTTCGTCATCACAAAATCGGGTGAAATTCAGTGGGGCAATGATTTAGGTGCAAGAAGTTATCATGTGGGAAAGGCTAACAAATATTCTCTTGGAATTTGTGTAGTGGGGGATTTCTTAATAGAAGAACCTACGGATGCTCAGAAGAAATCCTTAGTTGAATTACACGCTGCCCTCGTCAAAGATTTGCCAAATTATAAACGAACATTGGGGCATTCAGATTATAAACAATATAACTGGAAAGAATGTCCTGTTTTTGATTGGAGAGCAATTATTTTTGGTGGGAACAATCTGAACATAAAAGATCGATGA
- a CDS encoding D-alanyl-D-alanine carboxypeptidase family protein — translation MSINPNDLVMNAKSAILIECKSREVLFEKNVHIRYPMASLTKLMTLLLILREIDNGGLNWSEPVRVTERATQTRGSRLYLKAGDVLSVEDMFKAILISSANDAAEAMAEHICGSTKMFVRKMNKYAKKYKLRNTHYMNPHGLPRKNHFSTAFDVAQLAIRLVSRQEILTYSHRKHDYIYQGEIKKIYNTNQLLTRMVEVDGLKTGYTPQAGYCLAASARKNGIHLVAVILGEPSMEKRDEEMMELLNYGFALF, via the coding sequence ATGAGTATTAATCCGAATGATTTGGTGATGAATGCAAAGTCAGCAATTTTGATCGAATGTAAGTCACGAGAAGTTTTATTTGAAAAAAATGTCCATATAAGATATCCGATGGCCAGTTTAACTAAATTGATGACTTTGTTATTAATTTTAAGGGAAATCGATAACGGAGGATTAAACTGGTCAGAGCCTGTTCGAGTAACAGAAAGGGCAACTCAAACCAGAGGGTCGAGATTATATTTAAAAGCCGGAGATGTACTTTCTGTTGAAGATATGTTTAAGGCGATTTTAATAAGCTCTGCAAATGATGCGGCTGAAGCTATGGCTGAACATATTTGTGGCTCAACTAAAATGTTTGTTCGAAAAATGAATAAATATGCTAAAAAGTATAAATTACGCAACACTCATTATATGAATCCTCATGGGTTACCCCGTAAAAATCACTTTTCCACTGCATTCGATGTCGCTCAACTTGCAATTAGATTAGTAAGTCGACAGGAGATTTTAACATACTCTCATCGAAAACATGATTATATTTATCAAGGAGAAATTAAGAAAATATATAACACCAATCAGTTGTTAACTAGAATGGTAGAAGTTGATGGTTTGAAAACCGGATATACACCTCAGGCCGGCTACTGCTTAGCTGCTAGTGCAAGAAAAAACGGAATCCATCTCGTTGCCGTTATCTTAGGTGAACCAAGTATGGAAAAGCGAGATGAAGAAATGATGGAGTTATTAAACTACGGCTTTGCACTATTTTAG
- a CDS encoding stalk domain-containing protein, translating to MKKRNRIVQGFLIGACLVTFPLGASAQIIIPDPTTEQRESINDLALPQSLERKTGTFLEGMTHTWYEYLPSSYTGEQAVPLVVSLHGASGTGHDQARSTGWHLVAERDGFIVIFPNSSSNIDVRDSVNRWDNKKDGIDIEYLKELIDYAISEYNIDTSRIYMHGVSNGDMMSLQFAVKHGDMLAGLASSIGPTHWGFFEKGEIDKPTNPLPVHQWRGEDDIIVLAPPREVSFDPAGRDEVNAFNKKLWLDVNGNDLIPEIRIDGKDNLEIYRGGSALFLYNEVKDAPHGQEVYAADSMWSELLSGYSRGPNGEIIPSEPIDSPSGDKNATAIVVGADKAFIDNKVVPLQNGGPTLIDNSIYVPVQFLNHAFGAAVELRSEGKQAIVTTPEGANIAFSQGNAAITVNNRIETLEQKVVLMDGQLMVPMRPISETLFNKNVSYNNGAVYISDHYAELSRGIARTLTNILK from the coding sequence ATGAAGAAACGAAATCGTATTGTACAAGGGTTTTTAATAGGTGCCTGCTTGGTAACCTTCCCCCTTGGTGCTTCAGCGCAGATCATTATTCCAGATCCAACTACAGAACAAAGAGAGTCCATTAATGATCTTGCACTTCCACAATCTTTGGAAAGAAAGACAGGAACATTTTTGGAAGGTATGACACATACATGGTACGAATACCTGCCAAGCTCTTATACAGGTGAACAAGCTGTCCCGCTCGTTGTTTCACTACACGGGGCATCAGGTACAGGGCATGACCAAGCCAGAAGCACCGGATGGCATCTTGTAGCTGAGCGTGATGGATTTATAGTAATTTTCCCTAATTCATCATCTAATATTGACGTTAGAGACTCTGTGAATCGTTGGGATAACAAGAAGGACGGAATAGATATAGAATATTTGAAAGAATTAATTGATTATGCTATTTCCGAGTACAATATTGATACTTCTCGTATTTATATGCATGGTGTTTCAAACGGAGATATGATGTCATTGCAGTTTGCAGTTAAGCATGGCGATATGTTAGCAGGCCTTGCTAGCTCGATCGGTCCTACTCACTGGGGATTTTTTGAAAAAGGAGAGATAGACAAGCCTACGAATCCATTACCTGTACATCAATGGCGTGGTGAAGATGATATTATAGTGCTTGCACCTCCTAGAGAAGTTTCTTTTGACCCCGCCGGCCGTGATGAAGTGAATGCTTTTAATAAAAAACTTTGGTTGGACGTTAATGGAAATGATTTAATTCCAGAAATACGCATTGATGGGAAGGATAATCTCGAGATCTACCGTGGTGGAAGTGCTCTCTTTTTATATAACGAAGTAAAAGATGCACCACATGGACAAGAAGTATATGCTGCGGATTCAATGTGGAGTGAGTTATTAAGCGGTTATTCACGTGGGCCAAACGGTGAAATTATTCCGAGTGAACCCATTGATTCCCCAAGTGGCGACAAAAATGCTACAGCTATTGTGGTAGGTGCGGATAAGGCATTTATAGATAATAAAGTGGTGCCTCTTCAAAATGGTGGACCTACACTCATTGATAATAGCATATATGTACCAGTTCAATTCCTTAATCACGCATTTGGAGCTGCAGTAGAATTGCGAAGTGAAGGGAAACAAGCTATTGTAACTACACCTGAAGGGGCAAACATTGCATTCTCACAAGGAAATGCAGCGATAACGGTAAATAACCGAATCGAAACTTTAGAACAAAAGGTAGTGCTAATGGATGGACAACTGATGGTACCTATGCGCCCTATCTCAGAGACACTTTTTAACAAGAATGTCTCCTATAATAACGGAGCGGTTTATATTTCCGATCACTATGCTGAACTTAGCAGAGGAATCGCCCGTACCTTAACAAACATCCTAAAATAG
- a CDS encoding cytochrome P450, translating into MDNQNDKQLVDGTSSQSKCPFNHGDLDSLLGHRDNRLTHDFDPTRPETFTSAHEEYKELRQKCPVAHSEAYEGFWALFKHNDVVNILKKPDTYVTSVQNVVPKVSTTGRRPPLHLDPPEHTPYRRTLDPFFTEEKMKELEPLVRKTTIDLLQPYINSGGGDICAEFSHHLPGYVFAKFFNLSTELSMKIREVTKLYVKALNEVNKPMIQEKSLELYDIARTIIQSRKDEPMDPAEDVTSAFLARRYKGEPLPDELILGTIRQLIVVGMIAPVVFIGSMSVHLAQNPAIQDKLRNNLSLIPAAIEEYLRLFTPYRGFARTPNKDVVIGGRLIKKDEPIAVVFASANRDEEVFPNGDEFILNRPNIKEHVAFGMGPHQCPGAPLARMMLSTTLRELLVRTKKIELDGEAVMTRFPEWGPVSVPLKIVT; encoded by the coding sequence TTGGATAATCAAAACGATAAACAGCTTGTAGATGGAACCTCAAGCCAGTCTAAGTGTCCGTTTAATCACGGGGATTTAGATTCATTGCTTGGACATAGGGATAATCGATTAACACATGATTTTGACCCGACGAGACCAGAAACTTTTACAAGTGCACATGAAGAGTATAAAGAACTAAGACAAAAATGTCCCGTTGCACATAGTGAAGCTTACGAAGGCTTTTGGGCACTTTTTAAACATAATGATGTAGTTAATATCTTAAAAAAGCCTGATACCTATGTCACTTCTGTTCAGAATGTTGTACCTAAGGTTTCTACCACAGGAAGAAGACCTCCACTACATTTGGACCCACCTGAACATACTCCATATCGAAGAACGTTAGATCCGTTCTTTACAGAAGAAAAGATGAAGGAGCTTGAACCTTTAGTTAGAAAGACAACAATTGACCTATTACAGCCGTATATCAATTCTGGTGGTGGGGATATTTGCGCTGAGTTTTCCCATCACTTACCGGGGTATGTATTTGCTAAGTTTTTTAATTTATCAACTGAATTGTCAATGAAAATTCGGGAGGTTACAAAGCTATATGTAAAAGCTTTGAACGAAGTAAATAAGCCTATGATTCAGGAAAAAAGCTTAGAGCTCTATGATATCGCACGAACCATTATTCAAAGTAGAAAAGATGAACCGATGGATCCAGCAGAAGATGTGACAAGTGCCTTTCTAGCGAGAAGGTACAAAGGTGAACCACTGCCTGATGAATTAATATTAGGTACGATCCGACAATTGATTGTAGTAGGAATGATTGCACCGGTTGTTTTTATTGGAAGTATGTCGGTTCATCTTGCACAAAATCCTGCTATTCAGGACAAATTACGTAATAATCTTTCACTTATTCCAGCTGCAATTGAAGAATACTTAAGGCTTTTTACACCTTATCGAGGATTTGCTAGAACACCTAATAAAGATGTCGTAATCGGTGGCCGTCTCATAAAAAAAGATGAACCAATTGCCGTTGTATTTGCCTCAGCAAATCGAGATGAAGAGGTCTTTCCAAATGGTGATGAATTTATCTTAAATCGTCCCAACATAAAAGAACATGTAGCATTTGGTATGGGACCACATCAATGTCCAGGCGCACCTCTTGCCCGAATGATGCTAAGTACAACTCTTAGAGAATTGTTAGTTCGAACAAAGAAAATAGAATTAGATGGTGAGGCTGTAATGACTCGTTTTCCGGAGTGGGGACCTGTTTCAGTACCATTAAAAATTGTTACCTGA
- a CDS encoding TRAP transporter substrate-binding protein yields MFNMKKRAVSLSIAALIGISVLLTGCGNSSNPTTSETSTSDSNTAVEEKVDPVNLKYATYVSSNHYQGQIDEEMFNRIEEQSNGSIKVDRFYDGTLVDAKEWYQEVLRGSAEIAQAAVGSERDRFTLEYSVAMFNYGITDMKTLLDFTRELAANTPEMGAEYEEVVPLTRMSAGQSWIHTVNKPIRSAADFKGLNLKVADDASVALVKALGANPIKLPISETYSALEKGTIDGVITGADPLKTFKFAEVTKYNTRLPYATPWMNSKMMNKEVFAGLTPEQQQVITENAKWWEDQLMVGLEKEVQAGVDLAIEEGNEIIDLSPEATAEILAIMEENAKAVAEELDAKGLNGTELFNNARKIAEEMSK; encoded by the coding sequence ATGTTTAACATGAAAAAAAGAGCAGTTTCCCTATCAATTGCAGCCTTAATAGGGATTTCAGTACTTCTTACAGGATGCGGAAATTCATCCAATCCAACGACTAGCGAGACGAGTACTTCAGATTCTAACACTGCAGTAGAAGAAAAGGTAGATCCGGTCAATCTTAAATATGCGACATACGTATCTTCTAACCATTATCAAGGTCAAATAGATGAAGAGATGTTTAATCGAATCGAAGAACAATCAAATGGCTCAATTAAAGTTGATAGATTCTATGATGGAACATTAGTTGATGCGAAGGAATGGTACCAGGAAGTTCTGCGAGGATCGGCCGAGATTGCTCAAGCCGCAGTAGGATCAGAAAGAGACCGTTTTACTTTAGAATATTCTGTGGCAATGTTCAATTATGGAATTACTGATATGAAAACATTATTAGATTTTACTAGGGAACTTGCTGCTAATACACCAGAGATGGGAGCTGAGTATGAAGAAGTGGTTCCGCTTACTAGAATGTCTGCAGGTCAATCGTGGATTCATACAGTAAATAAGCCAATTCGTTCTGCTGCTGACTTTAAAGGTTTAAATCTTAAAGTTGCTGATGATGCTTCTGTGGCCTTAGTTAAGGCGTTAGGTGCAAATCCAATTAAATTACCAATCTCCGAAACTTATAGTGCACTAGAAAAAGGTACGATTGACGGCGTTATCACAGGAGCTGATCCGCTTAAAACATTTAAATTTGCAGAAGTAACTAAATATAACACTCGCTTACCTTATGCTACACCATGGATGAATTCAAAAATGATGAATAAAGAAGTGTTTGCTGGTTTAACTCCTGAACAGCAACAGGTCATAACAGAAAATGCCAAATGGTGGGAAGACCAGTTAATGGTTGGTCTTGAAAAAGAAGTACAGGCAGGTGTAGACCTAGCAATTGAAGAGGGAAATGAAATTATTGATTTATCACCCGAGGCAACAGCTGAAATCTTAGCAATTATGGAAGAAAATGCGAAAGCAGTGGCCGAAGAACTGGATGCAAAAGGTTTAAATGGAACTGAATTATTTAACAATGCAAGAAAAATTGCTGAGGAAATGAGTAAATAA